From one Planktothrix agardhii NIES-204 genomic stretch:
- a CDS encoding TPR domain protein has protein sequence MSVSYFETANQLLRKSQFDNAIESYQKAIEENPTSAWSYYNLGEALVNTGSIKGAIAAYQKAVDLNSNSPWFHDRLGSMQLQAGQLSEAISCFQTAIALDPSFSEFYTNLGMALTQQGNISEAISSFHKALALKPNDGETYYYLAQAFTQQNQKQEAIAAYHQALEINPYWSECYLELAKLQDNLGQTDEAIKNYHRSFQLNPNLIESYQSLRTILEQQEQWEELIKLSRRCCQVNSNSAEAYYDLGTGLIHQQESEEGIIALRRACELNPDFVEAYQQLGQALFQQNEWEEAVTVYRRCVQLNPDSVEYQWSLAKALVQVYNLEEAIQVYRQTCYLESSSAELYDQLGQTLAQFYQFEEAIATYRQALELNPENQGEIQARLQQILEKQRQFEEVIAIYRRTQEFNPNSFESYQNLGQTLRQQGNIENAIVAFRRACVLNPGSPVAYHLLGHTFAILQKWDEAISCYRRACEIYPHSPDIHLHWGEALEQKENYQEALAYLQKAINLKPDFDLAYEAMGRVISKKKGS, from the coding sequence ATGAGTGTTAGCTATTTTGAGACCGCCAATCAACTGTTAAGAAAAAGTCAGTTTGACAATGCCATTGAAAGTTACCAAAAAGCCATTGAGGAAAACCCAACATCGGCTTGGTCTTACTATAATTTAGGGGAAGCTCTGGTTAATACCGGAAGTATTAAAGGAGCGATCGCAGCTTACCAAAAAGCGGTGGATCTCAACTCTAATTCCCCTTGGTTTCATGATCGCTTAGGTAGTATGCAACTGCAAGCTGGACAGTTGAGTGAAGCCATAAGTTGCTTTCAAACAGCCATTGCTCTCGATCCCAGCTTTTCTGAATTTTACACCAATTTGGGTATGGCTTTGACTCAACAAGGCAATATTTCAGAAGCTATTTCTTCCTTCCATAAGGCATTAGCCCTAAAGCCCAATGACGGGGAAACTTATTACTATCTCGCACAGGCTTTCACACAACAAAACCAAAAGCAAGAGGCGATCGCAGCTTACCATCAAGCCTTAGAAATTAATCCCTATTGGTCGGAATGTTATTTAGAATTAGCTAAACTTCAAGATAACTTAGGTCAGACCGATGAAGCTATTAAGAATTATCATCGGAGTTTTCAACTCAATCCTAATTTAATAGAATCTTATCAGAGTTTGCGAACTATTTTAGAACAGCAGGAACAATGGGAAGAACTCATTAAACTCTCCCGTCGTTGTTGTCAGGTGAATTCCAACTCCGCCGAAGCCTATTATGATTTAGGAACAGGATTAATTCACCAACAGGAATCGGAAGAAGGTATCATTGCTTTGCGTCGAGCTTGTGAACTTAATCCTGATTTTGTAGAGGCTTATCAACAGTTAGGACAGGCTTTATTTCAACAAAATGAATGGGAAGAAGCCGTAACAGTTTATCGACGTTGTGTTCAACTTAATCCTGATTCTGTTGAATATCAATGGAGTTTAGCTAAAGCCTTAGTTCAAGTTTATAACTTGGAAGAAGCGATTCAAGTTTATCGTCAAACTTGTTATTTAGAATCTTCTTCGGCTGAGTTATATGATCAATTAGGACAAACTTTAGCACAATTTTATCAATTTGAAGAAGCGATCGCCACCTATCGCCAAGCCTTAGAATTGAATCCTGAAAATCAGGGTGAAATTCAAGCCCGCCTACAACAAATTTTAGAGAAACAGCGTCAATTTGAAGAAGTGATCGCCATCTATCGTCGTACCCAAGAGTTTAATCCTAATTCCTTTGAATCCTATCAAAATTTAGGACAAACTCTCCGACAACAAGGCAATATTGAAAATGCTATTGTGGCTTTCCGTCGCGCCTGTGTTCTTAACCCCGGATCTCCAGTAGCTTATCACCTTTTAGGTCATACCTTTGCCATCTTACAAAAGTGGGATGAAGCCATTAGTTGTTATCGCCGGGCTTGCGAGATTTATCCCCATTCTCCCGATATTCATTTACATTGGGGAGAAGCCTTAGAACAGAAAGAAAACTATCAAGAGGCTCTGGCTTATTTGCAGAAAGCAATTAACCTAAAACCAGACTTTGATTTAGCCTATGAAGCCATGGGTCGCGTGATTTCAAAAAAAAAAGGGAGTTAA
- the lipA gene encoding lipoic acid synthetase has translation MVVKPDWLRVKAPQWERVGNVKGILRDLGLNTVCEEASCPNIGECFNAGTATFLIMGPACTRACPYCDIDFEKKPQPLDITEPERLAEAVRRLNLNHVVITSVNRDDLPDGGASQFVRCIDGVRSLSPQTTIEVLIPDLCGNWDALEIILQAKPEVLNHNTETIQRLYRRVRPQGDYQRSLELLKRSRQLRPEVYTKSGLMVGLGETDAEVREAMEDLRAVDCDILTLGQYLQPTPKHLAVEGFIPPEQFDTWRDFSESIGFLQVVASPLTRSSYHAEQVRALMQQYPR, from the coding sequence GTGGTAGTCAAGCCAGACTGGTTAAGAGTCAAAGCCCCTCAATGGGAGCGTGTTGGCAACGTCAAAGGGATTTTGCGGGATTTAGGCTTAAACACCGTCTGTGAGGAAGCCTCCTGTCCCAATATTGGGGAATGCTTCAATGCTGGAACCGCTACATTTTTAATTATGGGGCCAGCTTGTACCCGGGCTTGTCCCTACTGTGATATTGATTTTGAGAAAAAACCCCAACCCCTAGATATTACTGAACCCGAAAGATTAGCGGAAGCGGTGCGACGCCTGAACTTGAATCATGTTGTGATCACTTCTGTGAATAGGGATGACCTACCCGATGGCGGTGCGTCCCAGTTTGTTCGGTGTATTGACGGGGTGCGATCGCTCTCTCCCCAAACGACTATTGAGGTCTTAATTCCCGATTTGTGTGGGAATTGGGACGCCTTGGAAATAATTTTGCAGGCTAAACCGGAAGTTCTCAACCACAATACGGAAACCATCCAACGGCTGTATCGTCGGGTTCGTCCCCAAGGAGATTATCAGCGCAGTTTGGAGTTATTAAAGCGATCGCGCCAACTCAGACCCGAAGTTTATACTAAATCTGGGTTAATGGTGGGACTGGGTGAAACCGATGCGGAAGTTCGGGAGGCCATGGAGGACTTACGGGCCGTTGATTGTGATATTTTAACCTTGGGTCAATATCTCCAACCCACACCCAAACATTTAGCCGTCGAGGGATTTATCCCACCCGAACAATTTGATACTTGGCGGGATTTTAGTGAGTCTATCGGTTTCTTACAGGTGGTGGCTTCTCCCCTAACCCGCAGTTCCTACCACGCCGAACAGGTACGAGCCTTAATGCAGCAATATCCCCGTTAA
- a CDS encoding serine/threonine protein kinase with WD-40 repeats: MKCCINPQCPNPNNPDNTVYCQSCGVPIPDLLRGRFRIIKLLGQGGFGRTYLAEDQDKLNEKCVVKQFVPMMQGTAGLQKALELFEREAKQLQQLGHHPQIPALWAYFSENNQLYLIQQYIEGETLDKILQKQGVWTEQQVKELLTSLLPVLKFIHKQKVIHRDLKPDNIMRRRNGQYVLIDFGVAKDLSGTVVYTQVGTRVGSHGYASREQMQGGEAYAASDLYSLGVTCFYLLTKISPLELWLDDGYSWTTNWQKYLKQPLSPQLKKVLDQLLKKDIEDRYSSADQVLQNLQSPLPQVSWQNAALVATLIGHSDIVLSVAFSPDGRTLASGSGDKTIKLWDVQSQKQIATLTGHSSYLSSVAFSPDGRTLASGSQDWTIKLWDVQSQGQIAALTGHSDMVWSVAFSPDGRTLASGSYKMIKLWDVLSQRQIATLTGHSDDDSVSSVAFSPDGRTLASGSGDGTIKLWDVQNQREINTLTGHSDNVLSVAFSPDGRTLASGSTDKTIKLWDVQSQGQIANLTGHSDRVWSVAFSPDGRTLASSSRDETIKLWDVPSQREIATLTGHSDNVLSVAFSPDGRMLASGSYDNTIKLWRAP, from the coding sequence ATGAAATGTTGCATCAACCCCCAATGTCCGAACCCAAACAACCCCGATAATACGGTTTACTGTCAAAGCTGCGGCGTCCCCATACCCGACTTGCTGCGGGGACGGTTTCGCATAATCAAACTGTTAGGACAAGGGGGGTTTGGTCGGACTTATTTAGCGGAAGATCAAGATAAACTGAATGAGAAATGTGTAGTTAAACAGTTTGTTCCCATGATGCAAGGGACAGCCGGACTACAAAAAGCCTTAGAATTATTTGAACGAGAAGCGAAACAACTGCAACAACTGGGACATCATCCCCAAATTCCGGCGTTATGGGCCTATTTCTCGGAAAATAATCAACTCTATTTAATTCAGCAATATATTGAAGGGGAAACTTTAGATAAAATTTTACAAAAACAAGGGGTTTGGACAGAACAGCAAGTTAAGGAATTATTAACCAGTTTGTTACCTGTTCTCAAATTTATTCACAAGCAAAAGGTGATTCACCGTGACCTCAAACCCGATAATATTATGCGTCGTAGAAATGGGCAATATGTGTTAATTGATTTTGGGGTAGCGAAAGATTTATCAGGAACGGTGGTATATACCCAAGTCGGAACCCGTGTTGGTTCCCATGGATATGCGAGTCGGGAACAAATGCAAGGAGGGGAAGCCTATGCCGCCAGTGATTTATATAGTTTAGGAGTGACTTGTTTTTATCTATTAACTAAAATTTCACCTCTGGAATTATGGTTAGATGACGGTTACAGTTGGACGACAAATTGGCAAAAATATTTAAAGCAACCTCTGAGTCCACAATTAAAGAAAGTTCTTGATCAGCTATTAAAAAAAGATATTGAAGATCGTTATTCTTCTGCTGATCAGGTGTTACAGAATTTACAAAGTCCCTTACCCCAAGTTTCCTGGCAAAATGCTGCTTTAGTTGCGACTCTCATCGGACATTCTGATATTGTCTTGTCTGTAGCCTTCAGTCCCGATGGTCGGACGTTAGCCAGTGGGAGTGGGGACAAGACGATTAAATTGTGGGATGTGCAGAGCCAAAAGCAAATTGCCACGCTCACCGGACATTCAAGTTATCTCTCCTCTGTAGCCTTCAGTCCCGATGGTCGGACGTTAGCCAGTGGGAGTCAGGACTGGACGATTAAATTGTGGGATGTGCAGAGCCAAGGGCAAATTGCTGCTCTCACCGGACATTCTGATATGGTCTGGTCTGTAGCCTTCAGTCCCGATGGTCGGACGTTAGCCAGTGGGAGTTACAAGATGATTAAATTGTGGGATGTGCTGAGTCAACGGCAAATTGCCACTCTCACCGGACATTCAGATGATGATTCTGTCTCCTCTGTAGCCTTCAGTCCCGATGGTCGGACGTTAGCCAGTGGGAGTGGGGACGGGACGATTAAATTGTGGGATGTGCAGAACCAACGGGAAATTAACACCCTCACCGGACATTCAGATAATGTCTTGTCTGTAGCCTTCAGTCCCGATGGTCGGACGTTAGCCAGTGGGAGTACGGACAAGACGATTAAATTGTGGGATGTGCAGAGCCAAGGGCAAATTGCCAATCTCACCGGACATTCAGATCGTGTCTGGTCTGTAGCCTTCAGTCCCGATGGTCGGACGTTAGCCAGTAGCAGTAGGGACGAGACGATTAAATTGTGGGATGTGCCGAGTCAACGGGAAATTGCCACTCTCACCGGACATTCAGATAATGTCTTATCTGTAGCCTTCAGTCCCGATGGTCGGATGTTAGCCAGTGGGAGTTATGACAACACGATTAAATTGTGGCGAGCACCGTAG
- a CDS encoding glutaminase, producing MEFNPLDRLTQEQVNTWVQEGQQRSQFGQLPSYIPQLAQVNPQEFGVKILTLQGQSYQAGNQTLRFPVMSVIKCFLLLNRLLELGQERVFQQVGDQPSDQPFNSLEQLQSDGGWPRNPMINSGAIALAGLLPGQDANSRCQYLCSWLNQFADCQLVLDQDILESVRSAPNPKNLALVSTLAASGYLEHPDITLDTYNQICCLSATISDLAKLGWLLLQPTNPEWESAIRIVKTLMITCGLYETSGHFALKLGIPTKSGVSGAVLSIIPLQGAIACYSPPLDPQGNSIGGLFFLEKIVKTLNLSLFN from the coding sequence ATGGAGTTTAATCCATTAGACAGGTTAACTCAGGAACAGGTCAATACTTGGGTTCAGGAAGGACAACAACGGAGTCAATTCGGCCAATTACCCAGCTATATTCCCCAGTTAGCCCAGGTGAACCCCCAGGAATTCGGGGTCAAAATCCTGACGCTCCAAGGCCAATCTTATCAGGCGGGGAATCAAACCCTCCGGTTTCCCGTGATGAGTGTGATCAAGTGCTTTCTATTATTAAATCGACTGCTGGAATTAGGGCAGGAGCGGGTTTTTCAACAAGTGGGGGATCAGCCTTCCGATCAACCGTTTAATTCCCTCGAACAGTTACAATCCGATGGCGGATGGCCGCGTAATCCGATGATTAATAGTGGGGCGATCGCCCTAGCTGGATTGCTTCCCGGTCAGGATGCTAATTCTCGCTGTCAGTATCTCTGTTCCTGGTTAAATCAATTCGCCGATTGTCAGTTAGTTTTAGACCAGGATATTCTGGAGTCCGTGCGTTCAGCCCCCAACCCCAAAAACCTGGCCCTGGTTTCCACCCTGGCGGCTTCGGGTTATCTGGAGCATCCCGATATCACCTTAGATACCTATAACCAAATTTGTTGTTTATCGGCCACAATTTCAGATTTAGCCAAATTGGGTTGGTTATTGCTACAACCAACTAACCCGGAATGGGAAAGCGCCATTCGCATCGTCAAAACCTTAATGATCACCTGTGGGTTATACGAAACATCGGGACATTTTGCGCTGAAGTTGGGAATCCCGACTAAATCAGGGGTGAGTGGGGCGGTATTATCAATTATTCCCCTACAGGGAGCGATCGCTTGTTACAGTCCCCCCCTTGATCCCCAAGGAAATTCGATCGGGGGTTTATTTTTTCTGGAAAAAATAGTTAAAACCCTAAATTTAAGTCTGTTTAATTAG
- a CDS encoding hypothetical protein (conserved hypothetical protein), with translation MEVSQLLREYEEGEREFTGVDLEGADLSGVILIGVNLSGANLMGANLSRAFLSRVKFNGACLHRVNLSYAKMNEAQGGDANLTKANLTGAFLVKAKLPNANLSGATLAGANLRCASLPNANLCSANLPFSNLRETNLTGVNLKWANLVAAKLSGANLFGAELTGVNLQRAYLNGIKLSCVNLEGVNLHEARMNGADLEEANLINANLSQAQMRGIRLTKADLTGANLEQASLMWANLNWANLSQTDLRDADLRDASLLGANLENTQFQGAQLPQSLKLYLDLAMTCSNLYQAHTQKCDLELG, from the coding sequence ATGGAAGTTAGTCAACTGTTGAGGGAATACGAAGAAGGGGAAAGAGAGTTTACGGGGGTAGACCTCGAAGGTGCAGACCTATCCGGGGTAATTTTGATTGGGGTTAACCTTTCGGGAGCTAACCTAATGGGAGCCAACTTGAGTCGAGCCTTCCTGAGTCGGGTTAAATTCAATGGGGCGTGTTTGCATCGAGTGAATTTGAGTTATGCCAAAATGAATGAGGCACAAGGGGGGGATGCAAACTTAACCAAAGCTAATTTGACGGGGGCTTTTTTGGTTAAAGCTAAACTTCCCAATGCTAATTTAAGCGGTGCAACTTTAGCCGGAGCTAATTTAAGATGCGCCAGCTTACCGAATGCTAATTTATGCTCGGCTAACTTGCCATTCTCGAATTTAAGAGAAACAAACTTAACTGGAGTTAATTTAAAATGGGCAAATTTAGTGGCGGCAAAACTCAGTGGGGCTAATTTATTTGGGGCGGAATTAACGGGAGTTAATTTACAAAGAGCCTACTTAAATGGGATTAAATTAAGTTGCGTTAATCTTGAGGGTGTTAATCTGCATGAAGCTAGAATGAATGGGGCTGATTTAGAGGAAGCAAACCTGATAAATGCTAATCTAAGTCAAGCTCAAATGCGAGGTATTAGGTTAACTAAAGCTGATTTAACCGGAGCTAATTTAGAACAGGCTAGTCTAATGTGGGCAAATTTAAACTGGGCAAATTTATCACAAACAGACTTGAGAGATGCGGATTTAAGAGATGCGTCATTATTGGGAGCTAACCTTGAAAATACTCAATTCCAAGGAGCGCAATTACCGCAATCTTTAAAACTTTATCTGGATTTAGCGATGACCTGCTCTAATTTATATCAAGCTCATACTCAGAAGTGTGATCTTGAGTTAGGATAA
- the cutA gene encoding divalent cation tolerance protein → METDYTVVFVTASSRLEAEKIAQVLVEEKLAACVSLMPIHSIYTWESKLCRADEWQLIIKTDLRKFEPLTIRVKQLHSYEVPEVIALPIVNGLVSYLDWIAAQTQTL, encoded by the coding sequence ATGGAAACAGATTATACTGTGGTTTTTGTTACGGCAAGTTCTCGTTTGGAAGCGGAAAAAATTGCTCAAGTGTTAGTGGAAGAAAAACTAGCAGCCTGTGTAAGTTTAATGCCAATTCATTCTATTTATACCTGGGAATCAAAATTATGCCGAGCAGATGAATGGCAATTAATTATTAAAACGGATCTCAGAAAATTTGAGCCTTTAACCATAAGGGTTAAACAACTTCACTCCTATGAAGTACCTGAAGTTATCGCTTTACCTATTGTTAATGGTTTAGTAAGTTATTTAGACTGGATTGCTGCACAAACTCAGACCCTTTAA
- a CDS encoding 1-pyrroline-5 carboxylate dehydrogenase has protein sequence MLYLNWRHSTVVAQYPDTYEAKTLEIAKQLLAATQEKKRSLFGQLQDQMRLDDKLLDWTMANPGLRVQLFHFIDCLPALRSKPEIAAHLQEYLTTAEVELPDMLKKLLNFANPDSVAGQVAATTVAPAVETLAQKYIAGENIPKIIRTLEHLRKDKMAFTVDLLGEAVITETEAESYLNNYLELMEKLSEAAKKWSNIPQIDQADGNPISKVQVSVKLTAFYSQFDPLDAKGSEEKVGERIRILLRRAQELGAAVHFDMEQYAYKDLTFSILKNLLMESEFRSRTDIGMTVQAYLRESQKDLEGIIEWVKLRGYPVSVRLVKGAYWDQETIKSMQNDWPQPVYNDKAATDANFERLTQLMLENHQYIYSAIGSHNVRSQARAIAIAETLNVPSRAFEMQVLYGMGDQLAKALVQKGYRVRMYCPYGDLLPGMSYLIRRLLENTANSSFIRQSSENRPVDELLSPPKDNPNSNIFETWKPVFPNSADTNFSNAALRDKGVRALEIVHNQLGQTYNPLINGQYVNTTQIIDSVNPSDPSEIVGKVGLINVEQAETAIQAAKTAFPKWRHTPVRERAGVLRKAAELFEQRRAEFSAWMVYEVGKPLHQCDAEVSEAIDFCRYYADEMERLDQGYQYDTAGETNRYNYQPRGISLIISPWNFPLAIPVGMTVASLVTGNCTLLKPAEVSSVIGAKITEVLVDAGVPPGVFQFVPGKGSTVGSYMVQHPDVHMITFTGSQEVGCRIYAEAALLKPGQKHLKRVVAEMGGKNAVIVDESADLDQAVGGVVYSAFGYTGQKCSACSRVVVLEPVYQAFVNRLNEAVRSLNVGNAALLSTQVGPVIDANAQQKIKEYIEIGKQEAELAIQVSAPEIGYFVGPTVFINVLPTAKIAQEEIFGPVLAVIKAENFEQALDIANGTNFALTGGLYSRTPSHISKAKAEFEVGNLYINRGITGAIVSRQPFGGFKLSGVGSKAGGPDYLLQFLEPRHITENIQRQGFAPIEGME, from the coding sequence ATGCTGTATCTTAATTGGAGACATTCAACAGTGGTTGCACAATACCCTGACACCTACGAAGCCAAAACCCTAGAAATTGCTAAACAATTACTAGCGGCGACCCAGGAGAAAAAACGCTCTTTGTTTGGTCAGTTACAAGACCAAATGCGTTTAGATGATAAACTCCTCGACTGGACAATGGCAAATCCAGGTTTACGGGTGCAGTTATTTCATTTTATTGACTGTTTACCTGCGTTGCGAAGTAAACCCGAAATAGCGGCACACTTACAGGAATATTTGACAACGGCAGAAGTTGAACTTCCCGATATGCTGAAAAAATTACTCAACTTTGCTAACCCCGACTCCGTAGCCGGACAAGTGGCGGCGACTACCGTAGCCCCGGCGGTGGAAACCCTAGCTCAAAAATACATTGCTGGGGAAAATATTCCCAAAATAATTAGAACTTTAGAACATTTACGCAAAGATAAAATGGCGTTTACTGTTGATTTATTAGGGGAAGCTGTTATTACGGAAACCGAAGCAGAATCCTATCTAAATAATTATTTAGAATTGATGGAAAAACTCAGTGAAGCGGCAAAAAAATGGTCAAATATTCCCCAAATTGATCAAGCCGATGGCAACCCGATTTCTAAAGTTCAAGTATCGGTTAAATTAACTGCTTTTTATTCCCAATTTGATCCTTTAGATGCTAAAGGAAGTGAAGAAAAAGTCGGTGAACGCATTCGTATTTTATTGCGTCGGGCGCAGGAATTGGGGGCGGCGGTGCATTTTGATATGGAACAATATGCCTATAAAGATTTAACCTTCAGCATTTTAAAAAATCTGTTGATGGAATCAGAATTTCGTAGCCGGACGGATATTGGGATGACGGTACAAGCCTATTTACGGGAATCTCAAAAGGATTTAGAAGGAATTATTGAATGGGTGAAATTGCGGGGATATCCCGTTAGTGTGCGACTGGTAAAAGGAGCATATTGGGATCAAGAAACAATTAAATCCATGCAGAATGACTGGCCCCAACCTGTCTATAATGATAAGGCGGCAACGGATGCTAATTTTGAACGATTGACGCAATTGATGTTAGAAAATCATCAATATATTTATTCGGCTATTGGTAGCCATAATGTCCGTTCTCAAGCTAGGGCGATCGCGATTGCTGAAACTCTAAATGTCCCCAGTCGTGCCTTTGAAATGCAGGTATTATATGGCATGGGCGACCAACTAGCTAAAGCCTTAGTTCAGAAAGGATATCGGGTGAGAATGTATTGCCCTTATGGAGATTTATTACCCGGAATGTCCTATTTAATTCGGCGGTTATTAGAGAATACCGCTAATAGTTCTTTTATCCGTCAAAGTTCGGAAAATCGCCCGGTTGACGAGTTATTATCTCCCCCCAAAGATAACCCGAATAGCAATATTTTTGAGACTTGGAAACCTGTATTTCCTAATTCAGCCGATACCAATTTTTCTAATGCTGCTTTACGCGATAAAGGGGTGCGGGCTTTAGAAATTGTCCATAACCAATTAGGACAAACCTATAACCCATTAATTAATGGTCAATATGTTAATACCACCCAAATTATAGACTCGGTAAACCCCTCTGACCCCTCGGAAATTGTTGGAAAAGTCGGGTTAATTAATGTTGAACAGGCGGAAACAGCAATTCAAGCCGCTAAAACTGCGTTTCCAAAATGGCGGCATACCCCTGTGCGAGAACGGGCGGGTGTGCTACGGAAAGCCGCCGAACTGTTTGAACAACGGCGGGCGGAGTTCAGTGCTTGGATGGTGTATGAAGTGGGTAAACCCCTGCATCAGTGTGATGCTGAGGTATCGGAGGCGATTGATTTTTGTCGCTATTATGCCGATGAAATGGAACGGTTAGATCAGGGCTACCAGTATGACACTGCTGGAGAAACCAACCGTTATAACTATCAACCCCGTGGCATTTCTCTGATTATTTCCCCCTGGAATTTCCCCCTGGCGATTCCCGTTGGGATGACGGTAGCATCTTTGGTAACGGGTAACTGCACGTTACTCAAGCCTGCGGAAGTGTCATCGGTGATCGGTGCTAAAATTACGGAAGTATTAGTGGATGCGGGTGTGCCACCAGGTGTGTTTCAATTTGTGCCAGGAAAAGGATCGACGGTAGGTTCCTATATGGTACAACACCCGGACGTTCACATGATTACCTTCACGGGTTCCCAGGAAGTCGGGTGCCGGATTTATGCTGAGGCGGCACTACTGAAACCAGGACAGAAACACCTAAAACGGGTTGTTGCTGAAATGGGGGGCAAAAACGCCGTTATTGTTGATGAAAGTGCCGACCTTGACCAAGCAGTGGGGGGTGTGGTCTATTCTGCCTTTGGCTATACGGGGCAAAAATGTTCCGCCTGTTCCCGGGTGGTGGTGTTGGAACCTGTTTATCAGGCTTTTGTGAACCGTTTAAATGAGGCGGTACGGTCTTTAAATGTGGGAAATGCGGCGTTATTAAGTACGCAAGTTGGGCCAGTGATTGATGCCAATGCTCAACAGAAGATTAAGGAGTATATTGAGATTGGCAAACAAGAGGCTGAACTTGCCATCCAAGTGTCTGCACCGGAAATCGGTTATTTTGTCGGGCCAACGGTTTTTATTAATGTTTTACCGACGGCAAAAATCGCCCAAGAGGAAATTTTTGGCCCGGTTTTAGCAGTAATTAAAGCTGAGAATTTTGAGCAAGCTTTGGATATTGCTAATGGGACTAATTTCGCTTTAACTGGGGGTTTATATTCAAGAACTCCCTCCCATATTAGCAAGGCTAAAGCGGAATTTGAAGTCGGAAATTTGTATATTAACCGAGGCATTACGGGGGCAATTGTTTCCCGTCAACCCTTCGGTGGGTTCAAACTTTCCGGTGTCGGTTCTAAGGCGGGGGGCCCAGATTATTTATTACAATTCTTAGAACCCCGTCACATCACAGAAAACATCCAACGTCAGGGTTTTGCCCCGATTGAAGGGATGGAATAA
- a CDS encoding helix-turn-helix domain protein, whose product MSQNQVPEIIQGCTNVFEDLGFAPEEALNLKIRADLMLTIKHFIQTKGWTQKQAAVFFDETQPRISDLMNGDIERFSIDKLVMMIAKAGMDIRVEVNIKAA is encoded by the coding sequence ATGAGCCAGAATCAAGTTCCCGAAATTATTCAAGGTTGCACTAATGTATTTGAAGATTTAGGCTTCGCGCCCGAAGAAGCTCTCAATCTCAAAATTCGCGCTGATCTCATGTTAACAATTAAACATTTCATTCAGACAAAAGGATGGACTCAAAAGCAAGCTGCTGTATTTTTTGACGAAACCCAACCTCGTATTAGTGATTTAATGAACGGCGATATCGAAAGATTTAGTATTGATAAATTAGTGATGATGATAGCTAAAGCAGGTATGGATATTCGTGTTGAAGTCAATATAAAAGCAGCCTAA
- a CDS encoding barnase inhibitor, whose protein sequence is MNQILDIIQGKSQPNIYQFPLDISPEDLSQLCQEYDCQLFYFEGTSINNKADFLKTASTVINLPEYFGYNWDAWQDCLTDLSWCEASSYLLVYDQWQNFAQDHPNDWQILNDVFSEAIAYWVKRNKRFYVLLVSP, encoded by the coding sequence ATGAATCAAATATTAGATATTATCCAGGGTAAAAGTCAGCCCAATATTTATCAGTTTCCCTTAGATATTTCGCCTGAAGACTTATCTCAACTGTGTCAAGAATATGACTGTCAGTTATTCTATTTTGAGGGAACTTCAATTAACAATAAAGCTGATTTTCTGAAAACAGCCAGCACGGTAATCAATTTACCCGAATATTTTGGCTATAATTGGGATGCTTGGCAAGATTGTCTGACTGATCTTAGTTGGTGTGAAGCTTCATCCTATTTGCTTGTTTATGATCAATGGCAAAATTTTGCCCAGGATCATCCTAATGATTGGCAAATATTAAATGATGTTTTTTCAGAAGCGATCGCCTATTGGGTTAAGAGAAATAAGCGATTTTATGTATTATTAGTCAGTCCTTAA
- a CDS encoding guanyl-specific ribonuclease St → MSFLRKGLIFFLTFLVCFTVTITYHFNFSPVSATEITIVAQAPTVNLSQLPPEARNTLKLIDQGGPFPYPEKDGLTFFNREKLLPYKPKGYYREYTIPTPGERSRGARRFVVGIQGEIYYTSDHYQSFLRVLRQ, encoded by the coding sequence ATGTCTTTTTTGAGAAAAGGATTGATCTTTTTCCTGACTTTTTTAGTCTGTTTTACCGTTACAATTACCTATCATTTTAACTTTTCTCCGGTTTCCGCAACGGAAATAACTATCGTTGCTCAGGCTCCGACAGTTAATTTGAGTCAACTGCCACCGGAAGCCCGAAATACTTTAAAATTAATTGATCAGGGCGGCCCTTTTCCTTACCCGGAAAAAGATGGATTAACTTTCTTTAATCGAGAAAAATTATTACCCTATAAACCCAAGGGCTATTATCGGGAATATACCATACCAACTCCAGGGGAAAGAAGTCGGGGAGCAAGGCGTTTTGTTGTCGGTATTCAGGGGGAAATTTATTACACCAGTGACCATTATCAAAGTTTTTTGAGGGTTTTAAGACAATGA